The following proteins are co-located in the Bacillus pumilus genome:
- the nikC gene encoding nickel ABC transporter permease subunit NikC, with amino-acid sequence MMTKVQHFFYHQKMISICVLLLGLLLIVTVCAPWIAPHDPSAVNLAMKLKGSSWEYPLGTDQLGRCNLSRILYGARISLGCALLIFLSSLLIGLIVGLFSGYQGGWIDHVLMRICDGVMAFPNLVLILGLVGIFGPGLFQVVLALMLVQWVYYARVFRGMVLSLKEQNFIAAAKISGTSHWNIMRKHMIPNVLPPLAVIGTLEMGWAIMDISAMSFLGLGVQPPLPEWGAMIHEGKSYIQTNPQLMLYPGLVIMAVVVLFNLLGEALSEKYGIKRRV; translated from the coding sequence ATGATGACAAAAGTACAACATTTCTTCTATCATCAAAAGATGATCTCGATCTGCGTTTTGCTGCTCGGTCTCCTGCTGATTGTGACAGTATGTGCACCATGGATCGCTCCACATGATCCGTCGGCTGTCAATCTTGCCATGAAGCTAAAGGGCTCTTCGTGGGAGTATCCTCTTGGGACAGATCAATTAGGACGATGCAATTTATCTCGTATTTTATATGGTGCGCGTATTTCGTTAGGCTGTGCATTATTAATCTTTCTCTCTTCTTTATTGATTGGATTAATCGTTGGTTTGTTTTCTGGGTATCAAGGCGGCTGGATCGATCACGTCTTAATGAGAATTTGCGACGGGGTCATGGCTTTCCCGAACTTGGTGCTGATCCTTGGGCTAGTGGGCATCTTTGGTCCGGGGCTTTTTCAAGTAGTGCTTGCCTTGATGCTTGTGCAATGGGTGTATTACGCCCGCGTCTTTCGAGGGATGGTGCTCAGTTTAAAAGAACAGAATTTTATTGCAGCTGCGAAGATCAGTGGAACTTCACACTGGAACATCATGAGAAAGCATATGATTCCCAATGTTCTACCGCCTTTAGCAGTGATTGGCACACTCGAAATGGGGTGGGCGATTATGGACATTTCTGCGATGTCTTTTCTCGGCTTGGGGGTTCAGCCTCCTCTGCCTGAATGGGGAGCGATGATCCATGAAGGGAAGTCGTACATTCAAACAAATCCTCAACTGATGCTTTACCCAGGTCTTGTAATCATGGCTGTGGTGGTTCTGTTTAATTTACTGGGAGAAGCCCTTTCAGAGAAATATGGCATCAAACGTCGTGTTTAA
- the nikB gene encoding nickel ABC transporter permease subunit NikB, whose amino-acid sequence MGRYIIKRMLSIIPVFLLATLFTTGMIHLSPVDPAEAYLAAAHIQPNDEILAQKRSEFGLDEPFYMQYLHTIEKVIRLDFGRSYMSNQPVLDEVIYRIPATIQLAFTSLLLAICVSIPLGFFSGMRKNGVVDHMSRLISFLGASIPTFVLGYLLIFFFSVKLDLLPVEGVGTWEHLILPSITLAVPLIAMYTRLLRSSVSEALQEPFVQYARIRGLKEQSIMFKHVFRIAISPMLTGLGVNLGKLLTGTIIVEAVFSWPGFGRFFIEAIFNRDLPVIQFYVLMAACIFILSSLIVDLLQLIIDPRISRKEGRQQ is encoded by the coding sequence ATGGGCCGCTATATCATCAAACGAATGCTTTCAATCATCCCTGTATTTCTATTAGCCACACTTTTCACAACTGGTATGATTCACCTTTCGCCAGTTGATCCGGCTGAGGCATATTTAGCAGCGGCTCATATCCAGCCCAATGATGAAATATTAGCGCAAAAAAGAAGTGAATTTGGCTTAGATGAACCGTTTTATATGCAGTATCTTCATACCATTGAAAAAGTCATTCGCCTTGATTTTGGCCGGTCGTATATGTCGAATCAGCCTGTGCTCGATGAGGTCATCTATAGAATACCGGCGACCATTCAATTGGCGTTCACCAGTCTGCTGCTCGCTATTTGTGTCAGCATTCCGTTAGGCTTTTTCAGCGGCATGAGAAAAAATGGCGTCGTTGATCATATGAGCCGGCTCATTTCTTTCTTAGGAGCATCTATCCCGACATTTGTCTTGGGGTATTTGCTCATCTTCTTTTTTTCCGTGAAGCTCGATCTCTTACCGGTTGAAGGTGTTGGGACGTGGGAGCATCTCATCCTGCCATCAATCACACTGGCAGTGCCTTTAATTGCGATGTATACGAGGTTATTACGGTCAAGTGTGAGTGAGGCGCTTCAAGAGCCATTCGTTCAATATGCGAGAATCAGAGGATTAAAGGAACAGTCGATCATGTTCAAGCATGTATTCAGAATCGCGATTTCGCCGATGCTGACAGGACTTGGTGTGAATCTTGGCAAGCTGCTGACAGGAACCATTATTGTCGAGGCGGTTTTTTCATGGCCGGGGTTTGGACGCTTTTTTATTGAAGCGATCTTTAACCGGGATCTGCCAGTCATTCAATTCTATGTGTTGATGGCAGCATGTATCTTTATTTTGAGCAGTTTGATTGTTGACCTGCTTCAGCTGATCATTGACCCCCGTATTTCTAGAAAGGAAGGCCGCCAGCAATGA
- the nikA gene encoding nickel ABC transporter substrate-binding protein, with protein MSIWNNFPKIKINTVFTFLLIFLLVGCSQANNGAGGKKDHPDMITMAWPRDIGEMNPHIYNPSQLFAQSMIYEPLVSYQKNGKLKPELAKSWDVSKDGKVYTFHLRDGVTFSDGSDFNAGIVKKNFDTILKNKDLHSWLGVIKKIKKTEAVDKKTFRLTLTAPYYPTVQELAVVRPVRFLGEAGFPKNGDTSKGIEKPVGTGPWVLKTYKKDDYAIFERNDHYWGEKPKVKEIKVKVIPDAETRVMAFEKGDVDLLYGEGTISLDAYKQLEESGKYETNMSEPVATRQLVMNTKVDQLSDEKVRHALQYAINKKSMVEGVTSGLEDAADHILPTNMPYTSNIKVKSFQYDVDKAKALLDEAGWTLPKGKSVREKDGKTLEFSMMYDSAESIQKAMAETLQAEWAAIGVGVKLEGVELATQVQRFKANKFDMNFFSNYGAPYDPHTFMNVVSSDGFGFKEAISAYPNKEKLIKEMNEIPSTTNENKRKALYSSVLSSLQDQGAIVPISYFKKTAVYQKDVKDFEFPANRDEHPFTGIKLK; from the coding sequence ATGTCTATTTGGAATAATTTTCCGAAAATTAAAATAAATACAGTATTTACATTCCTACTGATCTTCTTACTAGTAGGCTGCTCTCAAGCAAACAATGGAGCAGGTGGAAAGAAGGATCATCCTGACATGATCACAATGGCATGGCCGAGAGATATTGGCGAAATGAATCCGCACATCTACAACCCATCACAATTGTTTGCACAATCGATGATTTATGAGCCATTGGTCAGCTATCAAAAAAATGGAAAGCTGAAACCTGAATTAGCGAAGTCATGGGATGTTTCAAAGGATGGCAAGGTGTATACATTCCATTTAAGAGACGGAGTGACATTCTCAGATGGCTCTGATTTTAACGCGGGCATTGTCAAAAAGAACTTTGATACGATTTTAAAAAACAAAGATTTACATAGCTGGTTAGGTGTCATTAAGAAAATCAAAAAGACAGAAGCTGTGGACAAAAAGACGTTTAGACTCACATTAACAGCGCCTTATTATCCAACTGTTCAAGAATTAGCAGTCGTCCGTCCGGTTCGTTTCTTAGGCGAAGCAGGCTTCCCTAAAAACGGAGATACGTCAAAAGGAATCGAAAAACCAGTGGGCACAGGCCCTTGGGTATTAAAAACGTATAAAAAAGATGACTATGCGATTTTTGAACGAAACGATCATTATTGGGGAGAGAAACCAAAGGTCAAGGAAATCAAGGTGAAGGTCATTCCAGATGCTGAAACGAGAGTGATGGCATTTGAAAAAGGTGATGTGGATTTACTTTATGGAGAAGGAACGATCAGCCTTGATGCCTACAAACAACTAGAGGAAAGCGGCAAGTATGAAACTAACATGTCAGAGCCTGTTGCAACGAGACAGCTTGTGATGAATACAAAAGTGGATCAGCTGTCAGATGAAAAAGTGCGTCATGCCCTTCAGTATGCCATCAATAAGAAGTCAATGGTAGAAGGTGTAACGTCTGGCTTAGAGGACGCAGCAGATCACATTTTGCCGACAAACATGCCCTATACGTCCAATATTAAAGTGAAGTCTTTCCAATATGATGTGGACAAAGCAAAAGCATTGCTAGATGAAGCGGGCTGGACACTTCCAAAAGGGAAATCCGTTCGTGAAAAGGATGGAAAAACGCTTGAATTTAGTATGATGTATGACTCAGCAGAATCGATTCAAAAAGCGATGGCTGAGACGCTGCAGGCAGAATGGGCAGCCATTGGCGTTGGCGTCAAACTTGAAGGCGTAGAGCTTGCCACGCAGGTTCAACGTTTCAAAGCCAACAAATTTGATATGAACTTCTTTAGCAACTACGGAGCGCCATATGATCCGCATACATTTATGAACGTCGTTTCATCAGATGGTTTTGGCTTCAAAGAAGCCATCTCAGCGTATCCAAATAAGGAAAAGCTGATCAAAGAAATGAACGAAATTCCGTCAACAACAAATGAAAACAAACGAAAAGCACTATATTCGTCGGTCTTATCTTCTTTGCAGGATCAAGGGGCGATTGTGCCAATCTCTTATTTTAAAAAGACAGCCGTTTATCAAAAAGATGTGAAGGACTTTGAGTTCCCTGCGAATCGAGATGAACATCCTTTCACAGGCATCAAGCTCAAGTAA
- a CDS encoding DegT/DnrJ/EryC1/StrS family aminotransferase has protein sequence MKERKRIYLSPPHMSGKEYMKIEEAFKSNWIAPLGPLVNEFEQVVADYAGVKGGAALSSGTAAIHLALKLIGVQKGDVVFCSTLTFVASANPILYEQATPVFIDSESETWNMCPLALEKAFVEAKRLGKTPRAVIVVHLYGQSAKMDDIVALCEAYDVPIIEDAAESLGSLYKGRKSGSMGRFGVYSFNGNKIITTSGGGMLVSDDEAAIERCRFLASQARERAMHYEHQEIGYNYRMSNLLAGVGIAQMDVLDERVEQKRRIFQRYQDALSEVDGLHFMPEYQETKSNRWLTTLTIDRDAPISPVDIIAVLEKEQIEARRVWKPLHQQPLFRDCPFYTAAKGTPESELLFETGLCLPSGTSMTDAEQDRIIDTLHDVLREKTFTSSQAARS, from the coding sequence ATGAAAGAAAGAAAGCGAATCTACTTATCTCCTCCTCATATGAGCGGAAAGGAGTATATGAAAATAGAGGAAGCGTTCAAGAGCAATTGGATTGCGCCGCTAGGACCTCTTGTGAATGAATTTGAGCAAGTGGTCGCGGACTATGCAGGGGTGAAGGGGGGAGCGGCTTTATCTTCAGGGACAGCAGCGATTCACCTCGCCTTAAAGCTTATTGGCGTTCAAAAGGGGGACGTTGTCTTTTGCTCCACCCTCACATTTGTTGCAAGTGCAAACCCTATTTTATATGAACAAGCGACGCCCGTTTTTATTGATTCTGAAAGCGAGACATGGAATATGTGCCCGCTTGCTTTAGAGAAAGCCTTTGTCGAAGCAAAACGTCTTGGAAAAACCCCCCGCGCGGTCATTGTCGTTCATTTATACGGCCAAAGCGCGAAAATGGACGACATCGTGGCGTTGTGTGAAGCGTATGATGTGCCGATCATTGAAGATGCGGCTGAATCGTTAGGCTCTCTGTATAAAGGAAGAAAAAGCGGCTCAATGGGCAGGTTTGGCGTCTATTCTTTTAATGGAAATAAAATCATTACAACATCTGGGGGCGGAATGCTTGTGAGTGATGATGAAGCTGCGATCGAACGCTGCCGTTTCCTCGCTTCACAGGCAAGAGAGCGTGCCATGCACTATGAGCATCAAGAGATAGGCTACAACTATCGCATGAGCAACCTGCTAGCAGGTGTGGGGATAGCCCAAATGGATGTATTAGACGAGCGAGTTGAACAAAAGCGCCGCATTTTTCAGCGTTATCAGGACGCGTTATCTGAGGTAGATGGTCTTCATTTTATGCCAGAATATCAAGAAACCAAGTCCAACCGCTGGCTAACGACATTGACCATTGATCGTGATGCACCGATTTCACCAGTAGACATCATTGCTGTATTAGAAAAAGAACAGATCGAAGCTCGGCGTGTATGGAAGCCGCTGCATCAGCAGCCACTCTTTCGTGATTGCCCATTTTATACAGCCGCCAAAGGCACCCCTGAATCCGAGTTATTATTTGAGACAGGTCTTTGTCTTCCATCTGGAACAAGCATGACAGATGCAGAACAGGATCGTATCATTGACACACTGCATGATGTCCTGCGAGAAAAAACATTCACCTCTTCACAGGCTGCTCGTTCATAA
- a CDS encoding acetyltransferase produces MPQLKNSKEPICKEQPIGVIGAGGHSKVIQDLIFAHPDYSLCAVLDDQFEETVTQSGILYGPISMSQQLREKMPHTKWLIAIGQNEIRQMVKERLTFENMAFATLIHPEAVISPSAVIGRGTVVMARAVVQADAVVGEHAIINTGSIVEHDSLLESFVHLSPGAVLTGCVSAREGAHIGAGAVVTPGTSIGSWTVIGAGAAVTRDIQDQKVAVGVPAIEIKDRREGGKS; encoded by the coding sequence ATGCCACAGCTGAAAAATTCAAAGGAACCGATATGTAAAGAGCAACCCATTGGTGTCATTGGGGCTGGCGGGCATAGCAAAGTCATTCAGGACTTGATTTTTGCGCATCCTGATTACTCATTGTGTGCCGTATTAGATGATCAATTTGAAGAGACAGTCACTCAGAGCGGCATTCTGTATGGACCGATCTCCATGAGTCAGCAGCTGAGAGAGAAAATGCCTCATACCAAATGGCTGATTGCCATTGGACAAAATGAGATCAGACAGATGGTAAAGGAACGTTTGACGTTTGAAAATATGGCGTTTGCCACACTCATTCATCCAGAGGCGGTCATTAGCCCATCAGCTGTGATCGGAAGGGGAACTGTGGTGATGGCAAGGGCTGTTGTTCAAGCAGATGCGGTCGTCGGTGAACATGCGATTATTAACACAGGGTCTATCGTAGAGCACGATAGCTTACTCGAATCGTTTGTGCACCTCTCACCAGGAGCAGTCCTTACAGGCTGTGTTTCCGCGCGCGAGGGTGCCCACATTGGGGCAGGTGCCGTTGTGACACCCGGTACATCAATTGGAAGCTGGACAGTCATTGGCGCAGGAGCGGCCGTGACCAGAGATATACAGGATCAGAAGGTCGCTGTAGGAGTTCCTGCAATTGAGATCAAAGATCGGAGAGAAGGTGGGAAATCATGA
- a CDS encoding sugar transferase has translation MKRMIDVIVALTLLIAGSLLFLLIYGLIRWKIGTPVVFRQERPGLYGRPFMLYKFRTMTDERDEHGVLLPDHLRLTKTGALIRKLSLDELPQLVNVLKGELSLVGPRPLLMEYLPMYTEQQARRHLVKPGITGWAQVNGRNTLSWEEKFTYDLWYVEHQSLWLDMKILWMTLLKVIKTEGVQQPHHATAEKFKGTDM, from the coding sequence ATGAAAAGAATGATAGATGTGATCGTGGCACTGACTCTGCTTATCGCAGGCAGCCTTCTTTTTCTTCTTATTTATGGGCTTATTCGGTGGAAAATTGGGACGCCTGTGGTGTTTCGGCAGGAACGGCCTGGTCTATATGGCCGGCCTTTTATGCTATATAAATTTCGGACAATGACTGATGAACGAGACGAACATGGCGTGCTGCTACCAGATCATCTTCGATTAACAAAAACCGGCGCCTTGATTCGCAAGCTCAGTCTCGACGAATTGCCGCAGCTAGTCAATGTGCTAAAAGGAGAGCTCAGTCTCGTTGGGCCAAGACCCCTTTTGATGGAGTATTTACCGATGTATACAGAGCAGCAAGCAAGGCGTCATCTTGTGAAGCCTGGCATCACTGGGTGGGCACAGGTGAACGGAAGAAACACGCTCTCCTGGGAGGAGAAATTCACTTATGACCTCTGGTATGTGGAGCATCAATCGCTTTGGCTTGATATGAAAATTTTATGGATGACCTTGCTGAAAGTCATCAAAACAGAGGGGGTGCAGCAGCCGCATCATGCCACAGCTGAAAAATTCAAAGGAACCGATATGTAA